The following coding sequences lie in one Flavobacteriales bacterium genomic window:
- a CDS encoding quinone-dependent dihydroorotate dehydrogenase: MYKFLIKPVLFSFQPEKAHYIATGWLTFFCKTLGLSSLIRGLYSFQNPKLERKLFGLTFKNPVGLAAGFDKDARWFNELSNLGFGFIEIGTLTPKAQIGNPQPRLFRIPEDQGLINRMGFNNLGAEDAIKRLKNRKTNIIIGGNIGKNTATSNDDALADYIFNFNTLHDYVDYFVVNVSCPNVKDLTKLQDTPFLLSLLGELKQINSTKTKPKPILLKIAPDLNNGQLDEIIEIVAQTKIDGIIATNTTTSREGLKTDQKRIEEIANGGLSGLPVKNRSTEVIRYLAEKSNKAFPIIGVGGIHSPEDAIEKLNAGADLVQIYTGFIYEGPGLIKAINKRILKQQN, from the coding sequence ATGTACAAATTTCTCATCAAGCCTGTTTTATTTTCTTTTCAACCCGAAAAGGCTCACTACATCGCAACAGGCTGGTTAACATTTTTCTGTAAAACACTTGGTTTATCCTCCTTAATTAGAGGTTTATACAGTTTTCAAAACCCTAAACTGGAACGAAAATTATTTGGATTAACCTTTAAAAACCCCGTAGGTTTAGCTGCAGGTTTCGATAAAGATGCTCGTTGGTTTAACGAATTAAGCAACCTTGGTTTTGGCTTTATTGAAATTGGTACACTTACTCCAAAAGCTCAAATTGGCAATCCACAACCACGTTTATTTAGAATACCTGAAGACCAAGGCTTAATTAACCGAATGGGGTTTAACAATCTTGGAGCCGAAGACGCTATAAAACGACTAAAAAACCGAAAAACCAACATCATTATAGGTGGAAACATTGGAAAAAACACTGCTACTAGTAACGACGACGCTCTAGCTGATTATATTTTTAACTTCAACACCCTACACGATTACGTGGATTACTTTGTGGTTAATGTAAGTTGCCCGAATGTAAAAGATTTAACCAAACTGCAAGACACTCCTTTCCTACTCTCTTTATTAGGAGAATTGAAACAAATCAACTCCACGAAAACAAAACCTAAACCTATTCTGTTAAAAATTGCTCCCGATTTAAACAACGGTCAACTGGATGAAATTATTGAAATTGTCGCCCAAACCAAAATTGACGGCATTATTGCAACCAACACCACTACATCTCGCGAAGGATTAAAAACCGACCAAAAACGAATCGAGGAAATTGCTAATGGCGGACTAAGTGGCTTGCCTGTAAAAAACCGTTCAACAGAAGTTATCCGTTATCTTGCAGAAAAATCGAACAAAGCTTTTCCTATTATTGGTGTTGGCGGAATTCATTCACCAGAAGATGCAATAGAAAAACTAAACGCAGGTGCAGATTTAGTACAAATTTATACAGGATTCATATACGAAGGTCCAGGTTTGATAAAAGCAATAAATAAAAGAATTTTAAAACAACAAAACTAA
- the gldN gene encoding gliding motility protein GldN, with the protein MKNLNLIIFSFCSLLHINANSQHILTPTKIKTITEQPQIRASDILWHKRIWREIDLKEKQNEHLYFSKNNPLPNNCLFDILLHFINKGQLIAYSTKDDSFTKELSIEDIKSLLPSNFNNKDVVKIWLKEDWIYNSLYSKIEVRITGICPVILNRDEKGAITGYKQLFWLYFPNVRTVLVNFDAIKTEETTTSFDDIFIHRMFSSFIIKRKSEGNNYTKQNLLDEQLDLERSKIYQFNEINDSWGD; encoded by the coding sequence ATGAAGAATCTAAATTTAATAATCTTTAGTTTTTGCTCTCTTCTTCATATTAATGCAAATTCTCAACACATTCTTACTCCAACCAAAATAAAAACTATAACTGAACAACCACAAATAAGAGCTTCAGATATATTATGGCACAAACGTATTTGGAGAGAAATTGATTTAAAAGAAAAACAAAACGAACATCTTTATTTCTCTAAAAATAATCCGCTACCAAACAATTGTCTTTTCGATATATTACTCCACTTTATTAATAAAGGTCAGTTAATTGCTTATAGTACAAAAGATGACAGCTTTACTAAAGAGCTTTCAATTGAAGATATAAAATCTCTCTTACCCTCAAACTTCAACAATAAAGATGTAGTAAAAATTTGGCTAAAAGAAGATTGGATATACAATTCCCTATATTCAAAAATCGAAGTCAGAATTACTGGAATATGTCCTGTAATATTAAATAGAGATGAGAAAGGTGCTATCACTGGTTACAAGCAACTTTTTTGGTTGTATTTTCCTAATGTAAGAACAGTATTAGTAAACTTTGATGCTATAAAAACAGAAGAAACAACTACCTCTTTTGATGATATTTTTATTCATCGTATGTTTAGTAGTTTTATAATTAAAAGAAAATCAGAAGGAAACAATTATACTAAGCAAAATTTACTTGATGAACAATTAGACTTAGAAAGATCAAAAATATACCAATTTAATGAAATTAATGATTCATGGGGTGATTAA
- the typA gene encoding translational GTPase TypA, translating to MESIRNIAIIAHVDHGKTTLVDKIIDQCKTLDDRVERTELLLDNNDLERERGITILAKNVSVQYNGVKINVIDTPGHADFGGEVERVLKMADGVLLLVDAFEGAMPQTRFVLGKALELGLKPIVVVNKVDKENCTPILVQESIFDLMFSLGATEDQLDFPTIFGSAKQGWMSTDHEKPTDNIVPLLDAIIETIPEAPYFEGTPQMQITSLDFSKFVGRIAIGRIFRGDLEENKDYILCKKGGIKKKVRIKELYVFEGMGRAKVKTARSGDICAIVGIDDFEIGDTVADVTNPEELKRIDIDEPTMSMLFTINNSPFFGKEGKFVTSRHLRDRLYQELEKNLALRVEDTGSEDKFNVFGRGVLHLSVLIETMRREGYELQVGKPQVIYKEIDGVKHEPFETLVIDVPEEYASKAIDIVTQRKGDMLVMEPKGDLQHLEFDIPSRGLIGMRNNMLTATAGNAVMTHRFREYGPFKGPIPERNKGSLISMEAGPATAFAINRLQDRGRFFVDPGENLYKGQVIGEHTRDNDLEVNVIKGKQLTNMRASGSDEGTKIAPKIKFSLEESMEYIQADEYLEVTPLSLRMRKIK from the coding sequence ATGGAATCAATCAGAAATATTGCAATTATTGCCCACGTTGACCACGGTAAAACCACTTTGGTAGACAAAATTATTGACCAATGTAAAACCCTAGACGACAGAGTTGAACGTACGGAGTTGTTGTTGGATAACAATGATTTGGAGCGTGAAAGAGGTATTACCATTTTGGCTAAAAACGTGAGTGTGCAATACAATGGTGTTAAGATTAATGTTATTGATACTCCTGGTCACGCCGATTTTGGTGGTGAAGTAGAACGAGTATTAAAAATGGCTGATGGCGTGTTGTTATTGGTTGATGCTTTTGAGGGAGCAATGCCACAAACCCGATTTGTATTGGGTAAAGCCTTGGAATTGGGTTTAAAGCCGATTGTGGTCGTAAACAAAGTGGATAAAGAAAACTGTACGCCAATCTTGGTTCAAGAATCTATATTTGATTTAATGTTTAGCCTTGGTGCTACTGAAGACCAGTTGGATTTCCCAACCATTTTTGGTTCGGCAAAACAAGGTTGGATGAGTACTGATCATGAAAAACCAACAGATAACATTGTTCCTTTATTGGATGCTATTATTGAAACCATTCCAGAAGCACCTTATTTTGAAGGTACTCCTCAAATGCAAATAACCTCTTTAGACTTCTCTAAGTTTGTAGGTAGAATTGCTATTGGACGTATTTTTAGAGGCGATTTAGAAGAAAATAAAGATTACATCTTATGTAAAAAAGGTGGAATCAAGAAAAAAGTTAGAATTAAAGAGTTGTACGTGTTCGAAGGAATGGGTAGAGCAAAAGTAAAAACAGCAAGAAGTGGTGATATTTGTGCGATTGTTGGTATAGATGATTTTGAAATTGGAGATACTGTTGCTGATGTTACAAACCCAGAAGAGTTAAAAAGAATTGATATTGATGAACCAACAATGAGCATGTTGTTTACCATTAACAATTCTCCATTTTTTGGTAAAGAAGGTAAATTTGTTACGTCTCGTCACTTAAGAGATAGATTGTATCAAGAATTAGAGAAAAACTTAGCCTTACGTGTTGAAGATACTGGTTCTGAAGATAAATTTAATGTTTTTGGTCGTGGCGTATTGCATTTATCGGTACTTATCGAAACCATGCGTAGAGAAGGTTATGAGTTACAAGTTGGTAAACCACAAGTAATTTATAAAGAAATTGATGGGGTTAAACACGAGCCTTTTGAAACATTGGTTATTGATGTGCCAGAGGAGTATGCAAGTAAAGCTATTGATATTGTAACTCAGCGTAAGGGTGATATGTTGGTAATGGAGCCTAAAGGCGATTTACAACATTTAGAATTTGATATTCCTTCGAGAGGATTGATTGGAATGAGAAACAACATGCTTACGGCTACTGCTGGTAATGCTGTAATGACTCACCGTTTTAGAGAATATGGTCCATTTAAAGGTCCTATTCCAGAAAGAAACAAAGGTTCGTTAATTTCTATGGAGGCAGGTCCTGCAACAGCTTTTGCTATTAACCGTTTACAAGATAGAGGACGATTTTTTGTTGATCCAGGTGAAAACTTGTACAAAGGACAAGTAATTGGAGAGCACACTCGTGATAACGATTTAGAAGTAAACGTAATTAAAGGAAAACAATTAACCAACATGCGTGCTTCTGGTTCGGATGAAGGAACTAAAATTGCTCCAAAAATCAAATTCTCGCTAGAAGAATCAATGGAATACATTCAAGCTGATGAATACTTGGAAGTAACACCGCTAAGTTTGAGAATGAGAAAGATTAAGTAA
- a CDS encoding helix-turn-helix transcriptional regulator, translating to MELTERLQYIMKLNNLSASEFADKIEVQRSSISHIFSGRNKPSLEFIQKVLVAFPKVSPEWLISGSTSNESALPEKQEVKIEVVEKITPTPTPTNINGKQVKKVVIFYTDNTFEEILN from the coding sequence ATGGAATTAACCGAAAGATTACAATACATCATGAAGTTAAATAATTTATCCGCTTCAGAATTTGCCGATAAAATTGAAGTGCAACGCTCCAGTATTTCGCACATCTTTTCAGGTCGAAATAAACCAAGTTTAGAATTTATCCAAAAGGTATTGGTTGCCTTTCCAAAAGTGAGTCCGGAATGGTTAATTTCTGGAAGCACTTCAAACGAATCTGCTTTACCTGAGAAACAAGAAGTAAAAATTGAAGTAGTAGAAAAAATTACACCCACTCCTACTCCAACCAACATTAACGGTAAACAAGTAAAAAAAGTTGTCATTTTTTATACCGACAATACTTTTGAGGAAATCTTAAATTAA